The following are encoded together in the Astyanax mexicanus isolate ESR-SI-001 chromosome 8, AstMex3_surface, whole genome shotgun sequence genome:
- the slc1a8b gene encoding solute carrier family 1 member 8b, translating into MEERQSSSRRSSSQYQSSPDSPWRAMVEYLKNVLHNKVSQRIRDWVKDYCRKNGLLTLSVLAVITGCVVGFMLRSLNLSTQAKIYFSFPGELLMRMLKMLILPLITSSLMSGLSAMDTKASGRLGLLTITYYLWTTFIAVIVGIILVLLVHPGTGTEKEGHKASGGPVMTSADALLDLIRNMIPSNLIEATFQQYKTDLVPNVKSIPLESQANYVYIMPDHDNPKMGHPVFLELTPAPEIHYKVVPGKSSQMNVLGIVIFSATMGLLLGRMGERGSPLVNVCLCINECVMKIINAAMWYFPFGIVFLVAGKILDMHDPVILAEKLGMYFITVLAGLFVHGVILLPMFFFIFTKKNPFSYIRGLLQALVIALATSSSSATLPITMKCLLENCHVDRKIARFVLPVGATINMDGTALYEAVAAIFIAQVNEYELDFGQLVTISITATAASIGAAGIPQAGLVTMVIVLTSVGLPPDDITLIVAIDWILDRFRTMINVLGDALAAGIMAHLCRKDFQPKGPPNNDQRRDTVTSYYGNQSVQSIPSSEVPLIANRDYILEVVGDQVIERPTAYYNLCQV; encoded by the exons ATGGAGGAGAGGCAAAGCAGCAGCAGACGCTCTTCATCTCAGTATCAGTCCTCTCCAGACTCGCCCTGGAGAGCCATGGTAGAGTACCTGAAGAATGTCCTGCACAACAAGGTGTCCCAGAGGATCCGAGACTGGGTGAAGGACTACTGCAGGAAGAACGGCCTGCTGACCCTGTCTGTGCTGGCCGTGATAACTGGCTGCGTGGTGGGCTTCATGCTGAGGAGCCTGAATCTGTCCACTCAG GCCAAGATCTACTTCTCTTTCCCCGGAGAGCTGCTGATGAGGATGCTGAAAATGCTCATTCTTCCTCTTATCACATCCAG TTTGATGTCTGGTCTGTCAGCCATGGACACTAAAGCCAGTGGGCGCCTGGGCCTCCTCACCATCACCTACTACCTGTGGACCACCTTCATTGCGGTTATTGTGGGAATCATCCTGGTGCTGCTCGTCCATCCCGGCACAGGGACAGAGAAGGAGGGACACAAGGCCTCAGGGGGGCCGGTTATGACCTCCGCAGATGCTCTGCTCGACCTCATTAG GAACATGATTCCTTCCAATCTAATAGAAGCAACATTCCAACAG TATAAGACAGATCTTGTGCCTAATGTCAAGAGCATCCCACTCGAATCCCAAGCCAACTATGTGTACATCATGCCAGACCATGACAACCCAAAAATGGGCCACCCGGTGTTTCTGGAGCTGACCCCTGCTCCGGAGATCCACTACAAAGTAGTTCCTGGGAAAAGCAGCCAGATGAACGTCCTCGGAATCGTCATCTTCTCTGCCACCATGG GTTTGTTGCTGGGCAGGATGGGGGAGAGAGGCTCTCCGCTGGTTAACGTGTGCCTCTGCATCAACGAGTGTGTAATGAAGATCATCAACGCTGCCATGTG GTATTTCCCATTCGGGATTGTGTTCCTGGTGGCAGGGAAGATCTTGGACATGCACGACCCCGTGATCCTGGCAGAGAAGTTGGGCATGTACTTTATAACTGTACTGGCTGGCCTGTTTGTGCACGGGGTCATCCTGCTGCCCATGTTCTTCTTCATCTTCACCAAGAAAAACCCCTTCAGCTACATCCGCGGCCTGCTGCAGGCGCTGGTCATCGCACTGGCCACTTCATCCAG TTCTGCCACTCTGCCCATCACTATGAAGTGTCTCCTGGAGAACTGCCATGTGGACCGGAAAATCGCTCGCTTTGTGCTGCCTGTCGGAGCCACCATCAACATGGACGGGACCGCTCTGTACGAGGCAGTGGCTGCTATTTTCATTGCCCAGGTCAACGAGTACGAACTGGACTTTGGACAACTTGTGACCATTAG CATTACAGCTACAGCAGCTAGTATTGGAGCTGCGGGGATCCCACAGGCTGGCCTCGTCACAATGGTGATTGTCCTCACCTCAGTAGGGTTACCCCCAGATGACATCACACTTATCGTTGCCATCGACTGGATCCT GGATCGATTTCGCACCATGATCAACGTGCTGGGTGACGCACTTGCAGCAGGAATTATGGCCCACCTGTGCAGGAAAGACTTCCAGCCAAAAGGTCCACCAAACAACGATCAAAGG CGAGACACTGTGACATCCTACTACGGAAACCAAAGTGTGCAGAGCATCCCTTCGTCTGAGGTACCTCTGATTGCTAACCGAGACTACATCCTGGAGGTGGTGGGGGATCAGGTGATTGAGAGGCCTACCGCGTACTACAACCTCTGCCAAGTCTGA
- the elavl1a gene encoding ELAV-like protein 1a isoform X1 has protein sequence MAVRRGHIRYLKEVYDMSNGYEDHMVDEPKDPKTNLIVNYLPQNMSQDELRSLFSSIGEVESAKLIRDKVAGHSLGYGFVNYLNPSDAERAISTLNGLRLQSKTIKVSYARPSSDSIKDANLYISGLPKSMTQKDVEDMFTRYGRIINSRVLVDQATGLSRGVAFIRFDKRAEAEDAIKDLNGQKPPGATEAITVKFAANPNHVKNTQIISQIYHAQSRRFGGPVHHQAQRFRFSPMGVDHMSSMSGVNVPGNSTSGWCIFIYNLSQDTDEGILWQMFGPFGAVTNVKVIRDFNTNKCKGFGFVTMTNYEEAAMAIASLNGYRLGDKILQVSFKTSKSHK, from the exons GAGGTATATGACATGTCGAACGGTTACGAAGATCACATGGTGGATGAGCCAAAAGACCCCAAAACCAACCTAATAGTAAATTATTTACCTCAGAATATGAGCCAAGATGAGCTGCGCAGTCTCTTCAGCAGCATCGGGGAGGTGGAGTCCGCTAAACTGATCCGTGACAAAGTAGCAG gCCACAGTTTAGGGTACGGATTTGTTAACTATCTTAACCCTAGTGATGCAGAAAGGGCAATCAGTACACTCAATGGCCTGAGGCTACAGTCTAAAACTATCAAG GTTTCCTACGCCAGGCCCAGTTCTGACTCCATTAAAGATGCTAACCTTTATATTAGCGGGCTGCCAAAGAGCATGACTCAGAAGGATGTGGAAGACATGTTCACACGTTATGGTCGGATCATCAACTCTCGTGTGCTTGTCGATCAGGCTACAG GACTTTCTCGAGGGGTGGCGTTTATCCGCTTTGATAAGCGCGCAGAGGCAGAGGATGCCATCAAAGACCTGAACGGACAGAAGCCTCCGGGAGCGACAGAGGCCATAACAGTTAAATTTGCTGCAAACCCCAATCATGTAAAGAACACCCAGATCATCTCTCAGATTTACCATGCCCAGTCTCGCCGATTCGGAGGACCTGTCCATCACCAGGCTCAGAGGTTCAG GTTCTCCCCGATGGGTGTGGATCACATGAGCAGCATGTCAGGCGTGAATGTACCAGGGAACTCTACATCTGGTTGGTGCATCTTTATCTACAACCTGAGTCAGGATACAGATGAGGGCATCCTGTGGCAGATGTTCGGGCCCTTTGGCGCCGTCACCAACGTCAAGGTCATTCGCGACTTCAACACCAACAAGTGCAAAGGCTTCGGCTTTGTCACCATGACCAACTATGAGGAGGCGGCCATGGCCATTGCTAGTCTGAATGGCTACCGCCTCGGGGACAAAATCCTGCAAGTCTCTTTTAAAACCAGCAAATCGCACAAGTAG
- the elavl1a gene encoding ELAV-like protein 1a isoform X2, translated as MSNGYEDHMVDEPKDPKTNLIVNYLPQNMSQDELRSLFSSIGEVESAKLIRDKVAGHSLGYGFVNYLNPSDAERAISTLNGLRLQSKTIKVSYARPSSDSIKDANLYISGLPKSMTQKDVEDMFTRYGRIINSRVLVDQATGLSRGVAFIRFDKRAEAEDAIKDLNGQKPPGATEAITVKFAANPNHVKNTQIISQIYHAQSRRFGGPVHHQAQRFRFSPMGVDHMSSMSGVNVPGNSTSGWCIFIYNLSQDTDEGILWQMFGPFGAVTNVKVIRDFNTNKCKGFGFVTMTNYEEAAMAIASLNGYRLGDKILQVSFKTSKSHK; from the exons ATGTCGAACGGTTACGAAGATCACATGGTGGATGAGCCAAAAGACCCCAAAACCAACCTAATAGTAAATTATTTACCTCAGAATATGAGCCAAGATGAGCTGCGCAGTCTCTTCAGCAGCATCGGGGAGGTGGAGTCCGCTAAACTGATCCGTGACAAAGTAGCAG gCCACAGTTTAGGGTACGGATTTGTTAACTATCTTAACCCTAGTGATGCAGAAAGGGCAATCAGTACACTCAATGGCCTGAGGCTACAGTCTAAAACTATCAAG GTTTCCTACGCCAGGCCCAGTTCTGACTCCATTAAAGATGCTAACCTTTATATTAGCGGGCTGCCAAAGAGCATGACTCAGAAGGATGTGGAAGACATGTTCACACGTTATGGTCGGATCATCAACTCTCGTGTGCTTGTCGATCAGGCTACAG GACTTTCTCGAGGGGTGGCGTTTATCCGCTTTGATAAGCGCGCAGAGGCAGAGGATGCCATCAAAGACCTGAACGGACAGAAGCCTCCGGGAGCGACAGAGGCCATAACAGTTAAATTTGCTGCAAACCCCAATCATGTAAAGAACACCCAGATCATCTCTCAGATTTACCATGCCCAGTCTCGCCGATTCGGAGGACCTGTCCATCACCAGGCTCAGAGGTTCAG GTTCTCCCCGATGGGTGTGGATCACATGAGCAGCATGTCAGGCGTGAATGTACCAGGGAACTCTACATCTGGTTGGTGCATCTTTATCTACAACCTGAGTCAGGATACAGATGAGGGCATCCTGTGGCAGATGTTCGGGCCCTTTGGCGCCGTCACCAACGTCAAGGTCATTCGCGACTTCAACACCAACAAGTGCAAAGGCTTCGGCTTTGTCACCATGACCAACTATGAGGAGGCGGCCATGGCCATTGCTAGTCTGAATGGCTACCGCCTCGGGGACAAAATCCTGCAAGTCTCTTTTAAAACCAGCAAATCGCACAAGTAG
- the elavl1a gene encoding ELAV-like protein 1a isoform X3: protein MTQKDVEDMFTRYGRIINSRVLVDQATGLSRGVAFIRFDKRAEAEDAIKDLNGQKPPGATEAITVKFAANPNHVKNTQIISQIYHAQSRRFGGPVHHQAQRFRFSPMGVDHMSSMSGVNVPGNSTSGWCIFIYNLSQDTDEGILWQMFGPFGAVTNVKVIRDFNTNKCKGFGFVTMTNYEEAAMAIASLNGYRLGDKILQVSFKTSKSHK from the exons ATGACTCAGAAGGATGTGGAAGACATGTTCACACGTTATGGTCGGATCATCAACTCTCGTGTGCTTGTCGATCAGGCTACAG GACTTTCTCGAGGGGTGGCGTTTATCCGCTTTGATAAGCGCGCAGAGGCAGAGGATGCCATCAAAGACCTGAACGGACAGAAGCCTCCGGGAGCGACAGAGGCCATAACAGTTAAATTTGCTGCAAACCCCAATCATGTAAAGAACACCCAGATCATCTCTCAGATTTACCATGCCCAGTCTCGCCGATTCGGAGGACCTGTCCATCACCAGGCTCAGAGGTTCAG GTTCTCCCCGATGGGTGTGGATCACATGAGCAGCATGTCAGGCGTGAATGTACCAGGGAACTCTACATCTGGTTGGTGCATCTTTATCTACAACCTGAGTCAGGATACAGATGAGGGCATCCTGTGGCAGATGTTCGGGCCCTTTGGCGCCGTCACCAACGTCAAGGTCATTCGCGACTTCAACACCAACAAGTGCAAAGGCTTCGGCTTTGTCACCATGACCAACTATGAGGAGGCGGCCATGGCCATTGCTAGTCTGAATGGCTACCGCCTCGGGGACAAAATCCTGCAAGTCTCTTTTAAAACCAGCAAATCGCACAAGTAG